A window of Methanomassiliicoccales archaeon genomic DNA:
ATAATAATAGGTCTGGCCTTTGCTCAGCCCACCATCGGTGAAGGTGGTCTGATCAGTGTCGTTCGCGAACAGCAGAAGGGAAGCGGACGTTCCGCGATAGATGCGATAGCCGGATACCGGGGAACCGCCTTCGTTGTAGGGCGGGTTCCATTTCACGGACATCTGCCCGATGGATGCAGTGGCGGAAGGGGCGGTCGGAGCCGAAGGGACGTTGAGGGGCTTAGCAGAGACCGTGTCGGACCGGGGCCCTTCCCCGTTGGCGTTGTGGGCGGACACCGAATAGAAGTAGGTCTGCCCGTTGATGACGATCATATCCTGGTAAGTGCAGGGAGAGGGTGCGAGTTCCATATATCGGTCCATCGACAGGGGATCGACACCTTTGTAGACCGTATAACCAGTAATCTGCAGCCCACCGGTGTCCGTCGGGGCGGTCCATTCGATGGTGACCTTGGCATTGCCTCCCGACGCTGCCGGGTTGGTCGGACGGTCGGGGACCGGTGCCGCGGCGGCGTTCATTGAGAACAATGGCACTAGGAGCAACAGGGCTACCAGAAAGCAAGCGGAATTGTATCTCGACCGGGTCTCACGCATCGGTTTCAGCCCTCAAGGATGTTCAGCTTTCGAGGGGCACCTGTTTATAAAGACGTTGTCTGCCAGTTATCAAAAATTGGAACAGGTCGCAGAAATCACTGGACGACCATTCCGAGACCCGGTTCTATCTTGAAACGGATTTCCTCTTTCGCCTCTGGGATCGATTCCGGATATTTCAGCACATGGACCGAATGGGTGGTCTCCGGCCCGTCCTCGATCACAGCCATGCTCATCCTGGCCTTGGCCTCTTCCCGGATGGTCTCGATCCCGTTCTGCTTCTCGTCGGTCACCAGGATCACTGTGCGGTTCTTGGTCACGGCACCCTTCAGGTAAGAAAGCAATTTGAGGTGCCCGTTCTCATCCAGGTCATTGCCGGTCATGGTGGACAGCCGATCTATGATCATCACCTCATTGAGCAGTTGCGGTGAACGGATCAGGCGGTCTATGTATCCCGACATGGCACGTTCCTTGCGTATGAGCGAATCGATGGGAATATAGAGGATCTTCCTCCCGAGCAGATGGTTCGCCATCAGATATCCGGAACCGTACATCTGCTCGATGAAATCGCTGGTGGCGTTCTCGGTCGAGATGTAGGTGACACCGACCCCGTTCTGCAGGAACCCATAGGTGAGGCGCTGGACGAACTGTTCCACGCCGGAACCCTTCTTTCCCTCGATGAGGACGATGGAACTGCGGGGGAATCCCCCACCGAGCAAAAGGTCCAGATCATCCCTGTCCAGAGCTACCGGCACCACTGTGGAGCGGTCCGGTCCCGGTCTTTGCGGTATGATGAGATGATCGTCAGGCACATCCAGATCTGGATTGATGCCTTTGGGAACGG
This region includes:
- a CDS encoding ATPase domain-containing protein, whose product is MLSKGIMIPLSFASLPVISITFFDKKNRSRKRKEEDEVDVPPDGLSLEDLESLDLDQLESHSSKTNGHGSPSDTGMKVITILPGWSFIPSISLSFPAKNRSEPSFDTAEDEEIIEGIRKAPLPDTIFESARKNNRPPKDRDVAEFDPETDAIIRPEAFGDDPNILSQSTPSPGKEGKGLGGSPASRPPDPSGMDLDLDPVPKGINPDLDVPDDHLIIPQRPGPDRSTVVPVALDRDDLDLLLGGGFPRSSIVLIEGKKGSGVEQFVQRLTYGFLQNGVGVTYISTENATSDFIEQMYGSGYLMANHLLGRKILYIPIDSLIRKERAMSGYIDRLIRSPQLLNEVMIIDRLSTMTGNDLDENGHLKLLSYLKGAVTKNRTVILVTDEKQNGIETIREEAKARMSMAVIEDGPETTHSVHVLKYPESIPEAKEEIRFKIEPGLGMVVQ